A genomic region of Rhipicephalus sanguineus isolate Rsan-2018 chromosome 1, BIME_Rsan_1.4, whole genome shotgun sequence contains the following coding sequences:
- the LOC119403634 gene encoding G-protein coupled receptor dmsr-1 codes for MAEVLNVSSMLQIADSLYLDEENLSLTDANLSGPFAGFDVFEEEELPYHGAELGRFHAWYTSHLHGYLSMTVCVFGILANVLNIIVLTQRNMVSPTNGILTGLAVADMLVIATYLPYTITTHVMPPARTQSFGTAVFILVHAHVSVVFHTVSTWLTVTLAVWRFLAVSFPASSKEWCSMHRARWAVVSVYVSCALCCLPVYLSFTVHQAGTPQEPSYKVDFSNITRANGAFLQNLNFWTYSVLMKLVPCVALTGLSLGLLRVLYEAKARKRRLRRGASGHSGHGGGSEEARDRTTRMLLAVLLLFLVTEFPSGIAALLSGILGDDFFLHVYMNFGEVMDILALVNSAVNFILYCSMSRQFRKAFAALFTPRIMAKWFPLTSEPPNSTYATTCV; via the coding sequence ATGGCCGAGGTTCTGAACGTGAGCAGCATGCTGCAGATAGCGGACAGCCTGTATCTGGACGAGGAAAATCTGTCCCTGACGGATGCTAACTTGAGTGGACCCTTCGCTGGCTTCGACGTGTTCGAGGAGGAGGAGCTCCCGTACCACGGCGCCGAACTTGGCCGCTTCCACGCATGGTATACGAGCCACTTGCACGGCTACCTGAGCATGACTGTGTGCGTGTTCGGCATCCTCGCCAACGTGCTTAATATCATCGTCCTCACGCAACGCAACATGGTGTCGCCAACGAACGGCATCTTGACGGGCCTCGCCGTGGCCGACATGCTGGTGATCGCCACATACTTACCGTACACAATCACGACGCACGTGATGCCACCCGCACGAACGCAGAGCTTCGGTACGGCAGTCTTCATCCTTGTGCACGCACACGTGAGCGTCGTCTTTCACACAGTGTCCACGTGGTTGACCGTGACGTTGGCCGTGTGGCGTTTCCTTGCCGTCAGCTTCCCGGCCTCAAGCAAGGAGTGGTGCAGCATGCACCGCGCTCGCTGGGCTGTCGTGAGCGTGTATGTGTCGTGCGCTCTTTGCTGCCTGCCGGTGTACCTTTCATTTACGGTGCACCAGGCGGGCACGCCCCAGGAACCCTCGTACAAGGTCGACTTCAGTAACATCACACGCGCCAACGGCGCCTTCTTGCAAAATCTAAACTTCTGGACCTACTCGGTTCTCATGAAGCTGGTGCCGTGCGTGGCGCTGACGGGCCTCAGCCTTGGGCTGCTGCGCGTGCTGTATGAAGCCAAGGCTCGCAAGCGACGCCTTCGGCGAGGAGCTAGTGGCCACAGCGGCCATGGAGGTGGCAGCGAAGAGGCTCGCGACCGCACCACGCGCATGCTGCTCGCCGTTCTCCTGCTCTTCCTGGTGACCGAATTCCCGTCCGGCATAGCTGCCCTTCTCAGCGGCATTCTCGGCGATGACTTCTTTCTGCACGTCTACATGAACTTCGGCGAGGTTATGGATATCCTGGCACTGGTCAATAGTGCCGTCAACTTCATTCTATACTGCTCCATGAGCAGGCAGTTCCGCAAAGCGTTTGCTGCTCTCTTCACGCCTCGCATCATGGCCAAGTGGTTTCCCCTGACGTCAGAACCACCGAACAGTACCTACGCCACCACTTGTGTCTAG